One segment of Chloroflexota bacterium DNA contains the following:
- a CDS encoding dihydroorotate dehydrogenase electron transfer subunit, translated as MKLINAEVIENRLVLPGHRHAHLRGILGSWLMWLKCPDIAREARPGQFVMVRCGGETTLPRPFSIHQVDEERIALFYAVREGGRGTGWLAEQKASDSVAVFGPLGNGFSIDPTTRNLLLVAGGTGIAPLYFLARHATRNNHKVTLLYGTVDKNRYPVSPEIEVVAVTEDGSVGEKGFVTDLLPHFSEHADQVFACGPMPMLRDMFNRRSELKLEGKPVQISLEVRMGCGVGVCYGCTVKTKSGLKQVCRDGPVFELNDILWDELGV; from the coding sequence AGTTAATCAATGCAGAGGTTATTGAGAATCGGCTGGTCCTGCCCGGCCACAGGCATGCTCACTTACGGGGTATACTGGGCAGCTGGCTTATGTGGCTAAAGTGCCCGGACATAGCCCGGGAGGCAAGGCCGGGGCAGTTCGTCATGGTGCGCTGCGGGGGTGAGACCACCCTGCCCCGCCCCTTCAGCATCCACCAGGTAGATGAAGAGCGTATTGCTTTATTTTACGCGGTGCGGGAAGGCGGACGCGGTACCGGCTGGCTCGCCGAACAGAAAGCCAGCGATTCCGTAGCGGTATTCGGGCCGCTGGGCAACGGCTTTTCCATCGACCCCACCACCCGAAATCTTTTACTGGTGGCCGGCGGCACTGGCATCGCTCCATTATATTTTCTGGCCCGGCACGCCACAAGAAATAACCATAAGGTAACGCTGCTCTACGGCACGGTGGACAAAAATCGTTATCCCGTTTCCCCGGAAATAGAAGTGGTGGCGGTTACTGAAGACGGCTCGGTGGGGGAAAAGGGATTCGTAACTGACCTCCTGCCCCATTTCTCAGAACACGCCGACCAAGTCTTCGCCTGTGGCCCGATGCCCATGTTACGCGATATGTTTAACCGACGGAGTGAACTGAAACTTGAGGGCAAACCAGTACAGATTTCCCTTGAGGTGCGGATGGGGTGCGGGGTGGGCGTCTGCTACGGCTGCACCGTGAAAACGAAGAGCGGACTGAAGCAGGTCTGCAGGGACGGGCCGGTGTTTGAACTGAATGATATTTTGTGGGATGAGTTGGGCGTCTGA
- a CDS encoding secondary thiamine-phosphate synthase enzyme YjbQ, which translates to MVITKNISLQTKGECDIIDITSPVQQQLSETEIKDGTVTVFITGSTAGVTTIENEPGLISDFKEMWERVIPKTVEYRHDRAWGEGNGYSHVRASLLGASLVVPFNGKKLALGTWQQLVVVDFDNRPRSRQVLLQIMGE; encoded by the coding sequence ATGGTCATCACGAAGAATATCAGCCTGCAAACCAAGGGCGAGTGCGATATCATTGATATAACGTCGCCTGTGCAGCAGCAGCTATCTGAAACAGAGATAAAGGATGGCACGGTTACGGTATTCATCACCGGCTCAACGGCGGGGGTAACCACCATTGAAAACGAGCCCGGCCTTATCTCTGATTTCAAAGAAATGTGGGAGCGGGTTATCCCGAAGACAGTGGAATACCGGCATGACCGCGCCTGGGGGGAGGGTAATGGCTATTCCCACGTCCGCGCCTCGCTTCTGGGAGCGTCGCTGGTTGTACCGTTTAACGGTAAAAAGCTGGCCCTGGGAACGTGGCAGCAACTCGTGGTGGTGGACTTTGACAATCGGCCGAGGTCAAGACAGGTTTTGCTGCAGATTATGGGAGAGTAA
- the rpsT gene encoding 30S ribosomal protein S20: protein MPNIKQAQKQARNSEKRQMRNRAVRSRTKTFITRAEKLVFAGEMESAQEAVAETIKALDRAAEKGIIHSKNAARRKSRLMKKLNQAQASSAEVVEEEVAEAEEAGEAEEKEEKKQKAEKKEKSK from the coding sequence TTGCCAAACATTAAGCAGGCGCAAAAGCAGGCGCGGAACTCGGAAAAGCGACAGATGAGAAATCGCGCCGTTCGCAGCCGGACCAAGACCTTCATTACCAGGGCAGAGAAGCTTGTCTTTGCCGGCGAGATGGAATCTGCCCAGGAGGCGGTGGCGGAGACGATAAAGGCTCTGGACAGGGCGGCGGAGAAGGGGATTATCCATTCCAAAAATGCGGCCCGGCGCAAATCGCGTTTGATGAAGAAGCTCAACCAGGCTCAGGCTTCATCAGCGGAAGTTGTTGAGGAAGAGGTGGCTGAGGCGGAAGAGGCGGGCGAGGCAGAAGAGAAGGAAGAGAAGAAACAGAAGGCAGAGAAGAAAGAGAAGAGCAAATAG
- a CDS encoding bifunctional (p)ppGpp synthetase/guanosine-3',5'-bis(diphosphate) 3'-pyrophosphohydrolase yields the protein MKEKAESYLPAEKIALVEEAYRFAAEAHHGQMRLSGDPYVEHPVQTSLILAGLQLDAASLAAALLHDVPENCGIPVEKIEEKFGLEISKLVDGVTKLGQVSWQTTGTAPREVQAENLRKMMVAMAEDLRVVFIKLADRLHNMRTLDALAPEKQRSISQETLEIYTQLAHRLGIWELKWQLEDLAFQYLEPETFNRIVILLAARRAQRENFIAQVVDILKKELGKAGLKAELSGRPKHIYSIHQKMQRGRDFNDIYDLLALRVLVNTVPDCYSVVGIIHSLWHPIPEEFDDYIASPKPNGYQSLHTAIMCFGTTPLEVQIRTREMNHNDEYGVAAHWRYKQGQKADLHFEEKIGWLRQLIEWHRELSGSEEFLESVKTDIFIDQVFVYTPKGDIKDLPRGSTPLDFAYRVHTELGHRCIGAKVNGRLVPLDYELKNGDVVAIMSTKGEKGPSLDWLNPHVGFVRTSHAKEKIRQWFKRQERTENIERGKQILEKELRHLGITIEREELAELFFFSNVEDFLAAIGYGGISTHQIAVKLATQQETPKVIPEVAPRKPVPSVVHVLGVGNLVTHLAQCCHPVPGDTIIGYITRSRGVTIHRQDCYNVLHEDEKDRLVPVEWGQADSLYPVSIQVEAWDRVGLMRDITTVVAEEKVNITSLTSHNHDDHTVTMHFTMETQGLAQLSKLLKKIESAKGVIRIVRIGDESSAKTGDKT from the coding sequence CTGAAAGAAAAGGCGGAGTCATATCTTCCGGCAGAGAAGATTGCCCTCGTCGAAGAGGCGTATCGGTTTGCCGCCGAGGCGCATCATGGACAGATGCGATTGTCGGGCGACCCTTATGTGGAGCACCCGGTGCAGACATCGCTGATACTGGCCGGCCTCCAGCTTGATGCCGCCTCTCTGGCCGCGGCGCTGTTGCACGATGTGCCGGAGAACTGCGGCATACCTGTTGAGAAGATAGAAGAGAAGTTCGGGCTGGAAATAAGCAAGCTGGTTGATGGCGTGACCAAACTCGGCCAGGTCTCGTGGCAGACCACAGGGACGGCTCCGCGAGAAGTTCAGGCGGAGAATTTACGGAAGATGATGGTTGCGATGGCGGAAGACCTCCGCGTGGTCTTTATCAAGCTGGCGGACAGATTACATAATATGCGTACTCTGGACGCGCTGGCGCCGGAAAAGCAGCGCAGCATTTCACAGGAGACACTGGAAATCTATACCCAGCTCGCCCACCGACTCGGCATATGGGAACTGAAGTGGCAACTGGAAGACCTGGCTTTCCAGTATCTGGAGCCGGAAACGTTCAACCGTATTGTTATCCTGCTGGCGGCACGCCGCGCGCAGCGGGAAAACTTCATTGCTCAGGTGGTCGACATATTGAAAAAGGAACTGGGCAAAGCCGGTCTGAAAGCTGAGCTGTCCGGTCGACCCAAGCACATATACAGCATTCACCAGAAAATGCAGCGGGGTCGTGATTTTAACGATATCTACGACTTGCTGGCACTCAGGGTGCTGGTCAACACGGTGCCCGATTGTTACAGCGTTGTGGGCATTATCCACAGCCTGTGGCACCCGATACCCGAGGAGTTTGACGATTATATTGCCAGTCCAAAACCAAACGGGTACCAGTCACTGCACACGGCAATCATGTGCTTCGGCACCACTCCCCTGGAAGTGCAGATAAGAACCCGTGAGATGAACCACAATGACGAGTATGGTGTGGCGGCGCACTGGCGATACAAGCAGGGGCAGAAAGCGGACCTGCACTTCGAGGAGAAGATCGGCTGGCTGCGCCAGCTTATCGAGTGGCACCGGGAATTGAGCGGGTCGGAAGAGTTCCTGGAATCGGTGAAAACGGACATTTTCATTGACCAGGTCTTCGTATATACCCCGAAAGGGGATATAAAGGACCTGCCGAGAGGCTCCACGCCGCTTGATTTCGCCTACCGGGTGCACACCGAGCTTGGACACCGGTGTATCGGCGCCAAGGTGAACGGACGGCTCGTGCCGCTTGACTACGAGCTGAAAAACGGCGACGTGGTGGCAATCATGTCCACCAAGGGGGAAAAAGGTCCGAGCCTCGACTGGCTGAATCCACACGTCGGTTTTGTCCGGACTTCCCACGCCAAGGAGAAGATACGACAGTGGTTCAAGAGACAGGAGCGCACGGAGAACATCGAGCGCGGCAAGCAGATCCTGGAAAAAGAACTACGGCATCTGGGAATCACCATTGAGCGCGAGGAGCTTGCGGAATTATTCTTCTTCAGCAACGTTGAAGATTTTCTGGCGGCGATCGGCTACGGAGGGATTTCCACGCATCAGATTGCGGTAAAACTGGCCACGCAGCAGGAGACGCCCAAAGTCATCCCTGAGGTGGCGCCGCGTAAGCCGGTGCCCTCGGTGGTGCACGTGCTGGGCGTGGGCAATCTGGTCACACATCTGGCCCAGTGCTGCCACCCGGTGCCGGGTGACACTATCATCGGCTATATCACGCGCAGCCGCGGCGTCACCATTCATCGTCAGGACTGTTACAATGTCCTGCATGAGGATGAGAAGGACAGGCTGGTGCCTGTGGAGTGGGGGCAGGCAGATTCACTGTACCCGGTTTCTATTCAGGTTGAGGCTTGGGATAGGGTGGGGCTTATGCGCGATATCACCACCGTTGTCGCGGAAGAGAAAGTGAACATCACCTCTCTGACCTCCCACAATCATGATGACCATACAGTTACCATGCACTTTACCATGGAAACGCAGGGCCTGGCCCAGTTAAGCAAGCTCCTCAAAAAAATTGAATCAGCTAAAGGCGTAATTCGTATTGTCCGCATCGGGGATGAGTCATCGGCCAAGACGGGCGATAAAACTTGA
- a CDS encoding aldehyde ferredoxin oxidoreductase, translating to MSKILRANMSDLTTKYEDVPDKYKLLGGRGLTSAITCDEVPPTCHPLGPNNKLSISTGIVTGTSAPTSGRISMGGKSPLTGGIKEANSGGMAGQKLARLGIKAIIVEGQPKEKGKFWLLQVNKDGAKIMPADEFAGRGLYETYPKIFAKFGKDVGVIGIGVAGEKLMSMAGICVNDPENRPSRYAGRGGMGAVMGSKGLKAIILDDTGGPGVTFANKEVFEAGRKKLVAALQKHDITKPGGALNTYGTAVCVAVINEAGALPTRNFSSGRFEGASKISGETINENCKKRGGVGMTGHSCSPGCIIKCSNVYPKPDGTELVSCQEYESVWSLGANCGIDSLEVTGELIRLCNDYGVDTIEAGVTIGVAMEAGLAKFGDGKKAIELMHEIGKGTSLGHILGGGASLTADTFGVVRCPTAKRQAMPAYEPRAIKGIGVIYATSPMGADHTAGYTIAPEIFSIGGEVDKFVIEKGDLARNFQDTTAYFFDSSGHCLFISFACLDDLSGLEGVVEECNGVLGTNWTVDDMIKMGKEIVDKERAFNDAAGFTKSHDRLPEFMTYEKLPPHNVVFDVPDKELDKVHGR from the coding sequence ATGAGTAAAATTCTGCGCGCTAACATGAGCGACCTGACGACCAAGTATGAAGATGTACCCGATAAGTACAAGTTACTGGGCGGGCGTGGTCTAACGTCAGCCATAACCTGCGACGAGGTGCCGCCCACCTGTCATCCCCTGGGGCCAAACAACAAACTCTCCATCTCCACTGGCATCGTTACCGGCACCAGTGCGCCTACATCGGGTCGCATCTCCATGGGTGGCAAGTCCCCCTTAACTGGAGGGATCAAGGAGGCCAACTCCGGCGGTATGGCCGGCCAAAAGCTCGCCCGACTGGGCATCAAGGCTATCATCGTCGAAGGACAGCCAAAGGAAAAGGGCAAATTCTGGTTGCTCCAGGTAAACAAGGATGGGGCCAAGATTATGCCTGCCGATGAGTTTGCTGGCAGAGGACTTTATGAGACCTACCCCAAAATCTTTGCCAAGTTTGGCAAGGATGTAGGCGTCATTGGCATCGGCGTCGCCGGGGAGAAGCTGATGTCGATGGCCGGTATCTGTGTAAATGACCCGGAGAACAGGCCCAGCCGCTATGCCGGTCGTGGTGGGATGGGAGCCGTTATGGGCAGCAAAGGGCTCAAGGCTATCATCCTTGATGACACCGGCGGCCCGGGCGTAACCTTTGCCAATAAAGAGGTCTTTGAGGCTGGTCGTAAGAAGCTCGTTGCCGCCCTGCAGAAACACGATATTACCAAGCCCGGCGGGGCGCTTAATACCTACGGCACAGCCGTCTGTGTCGCTGTCATCAATGAGGCTGGTGCCTTACCCACCCGTAACTTCAGCTCAGGGCGGTTCGAAGGGGCGAGCAAGATTTCTGGCGAAACCATCAACGAGAACTGCAAGAAGCGGGGCGGCGTGGGCATGACCGGTCACAGCTGTTCCCCGGGCTGCATCATCAAGTGCTCCAATGTCTACCCCAAGCCCGATGGCACCGAGCTTGTCTCCTGCCAGGAGTATGAGTCGGTCTGGTCCCTCGGCGCCAACTGCGGCATTGACAGCCTGGAAGTTACCGGGGAGCTGATTCGCCTGTGCAATGACTATGGCGTGGACACCATCGAGGCCGGCGTGACCATCGGTGTGGCCATGGAGGCCGGACTGGCCAAGTTCGGTGACGGCAAGAAGGCCATCGAACTGATGCACGAAATCGGCAAGGGAACATCGCTCGGCCACATCCTGGGTGGCGGTGCCTCGCTTACGGCCGATACCTTCGGCGTCGTCCGCTGCCCGACAGCCAAACGTCAGGCTATGCCCGCCTATGAACCCAGGGCTATCAAGGGCATAGGTGTCATCTATGCCACCTCCCCCATGGGCGCCGACCACACCGCGGGCTACACTATCGCCCCCGAGATATTCAGTATAGGCGGCGAGGTGGACAAGTTCGTCATTGAGAAGGGAGACCTGGCACGCAACTTCCAGGATACCACCGCCTACTTCTTTGACAGCAGCGGTCACTGCCTGTTCATCTCTTTTGCCTGCCTGGATGACCTCTCCGGTCTCGAAGGCGTGGTGGAAGAGTGCAATGGGGTGCTGGGCACCAACTGGACAGTGGACGACATGATAAAGATGGGCAAGGAGATTGTCGATAAGGAGCGGGCCTTCAATGATGCGGCCGGCTTCACCAAATCTCACGACCGCCTGCCGGAATTCATGACGTATGAGAAGCTCCCGCCCCACAATGTGGTCTTCGATGTGCCAGACAAGGAACTGGACAAGGTTCACGGTCGCTAA
- a CDS encoding MoaD/ThiS family protein, with the protein MNKVEIRLFANLRKFHPSSGDSDPFTLELDNKANLGDLINQLKIPRQEIGVLMINGSWQKESYLLQDGDRIGIFPLIGGG; encoded by the coding sequence ATGAACAAGGTTGAAATAAGGCTTTTCGCGAACTTGCGCAAATTCCACCCCAGTTCCGGAGATAGCGACCCCTTTACCCTGGAGCTGGACAATAAGGCTAACCTTGGTGACCTGATAAACCAACTCAAAATCCCCCGCCAAGAAATCGGCGTGCTCATGATAAACGGGAGCTGGCAGAAGGAGAGCTACCTCCTCCAGGATGGGGACAGGATAGGTATATTCCCACTTATTGGTGGGGGATAG